A single region of the Maylandia zebra isolate NMK-2024a linkage group LG17, Mzebra_GT3a, whole genome shotgun sequence genome encodes:
- the phax gene encoding phosphorylated adapter RNA export protein, whose protein sequence is MAGGRDLMDGDLEDGEISGSSSDTEMGPATAAQEARPQVPPAFCGQSFQNRAYAQTLPAAAYRSTGRTAESSDSDPESSDEEAAVWRRKRQKVSSAPQPPACSARLGPTPVPAQGTTGGRKVNNIWGSVVQEQCQDAITAELGIFGMDGVGMSTRNVETYNFVLARKIMEKEREMEAQSKEGGEVSMLDAELEEYMKGRGSEENTGGDAKRKRPAKERLGPRAEMDIKGRYEITEGDPDDKVIEEIAFRLQEPKKELITRVVKVVGKKKAIELLGETATLEESGGVYTMDGSRRRTPGGVYLNLLKNTPSITKAQIKQIFFEEQVKEYKSKKAAQKRRRHLVAKKMKQAIGTLNLQEHDDVSRETFASDTNEALESLEEAAEDEEAQEEAAVGTEETAVVYNAADLEVF, encoded by the coding sequence ATGGCGGGAGGCAGAGATCTCATGGACGGTGACCTGGAAGATGGAGAGATCTCTGGGTCCAGCTCGGATACTGAGATGGGACCAGCCACAGCAGCACAAGAAGCTCGACCCCAGGTTCCCCCGGCTTTCTGCGGCCAGTCTTTCCAGAACAGAGCCTATGCTCAGACACTTCCAGCCGCAGCTTATCGCAGCACAGGTAGGACGGCAGAGTCTAGTGACAGTGACCCGGAGTCCTCTGACGAGGAGGCGGCTGTTTGGCGCCGGAAACGCCAGAAAGTGTCCAGTGCTCCACAGCCGCCTGCATGCAGCGCCCGGCTAGGGCCGACCCCTGTGCCCGCCCAGGGGACGACGGGTGGCCGCAAGGTGAATAACATTTGGGGCTCTGTAGTACAAGAGCAGTGCCAGGACGCTATCACTGCAGAACTTGGCATATTTGGCATGGATGGTGTTGGCATGTCCACCAGGAATGTGGAGACTTATAATTTCGTCCTAGCTCGGAAGATAATGGAGaaggagagggagatggaggcaCAGTCAAAGGAAGGAGGAGAAGTGAGCATGCTGGATGCTGAGCTGGAGGAGTACATGAAGGGTAGGGGGTCAGAGGAGAACACAGGAGGTGATGCAAAGAGAAAGAGACCTGCAAAGGAGCGGCTGGGCCCCAGAGCAGAGATGGACATCAAGGGCCGCTATGAGATCACAGAAGGTGACCCAGATGATAAGGTGATAGAGGAGATTGCGTTCAGGCTGCAGGAGCCCAAAAAGGAGCTGATCACTCGAGTTGTCAAAGTAGTTGGCAAGAAAAAAGCCATAGAACTTCTCGGAGAGACCGCCACCCTGGAGGAGAGTGGCGGTGTGTACACCATGGACGGCAGCAGGCGTCGGACACCGGGTGGGGTGTATCTCAACCTGCTGAAGAACACCCCCAGTATCACCAAGGCCCAGATCAAGCAGATATTCTTTGAGGAACAGGTGAAGGAGTACAAGAGCAAGAAGGCTGCCCAGAAGAGGAGGCGACATTTGGTGGCCAAAAAGATGAAGCAGGCCATCGGCACCCTAAACCTGCAGGAGCATGATGACGTCTCCAGAGAGACTTTTGCCAGTGATACCAACGAGGCTTTGGAGTCTCTGGAGGAAGCTGCAGAAGACGAGGAGGCTCAAGAGGAAGCTGCTGTGGGCACTGAGGAGACAGCAGTGGTCTACAACGCTGCAGACCTGGAGGTGTTTTGA
- the pmpcb gene encoding mitochondrial-processing peptidase subunit beta encodes MAMSVQCLTSAGRFFLQRHLLKKNSISRFTAGPHRLLVTQAAHQVALNVPETKVTALENGLRVASEDSGLPTCTVGLWIDAGSRYENERNNGTAHFLEHMAFKGTRKRSQLDLELEIENMGAHLNAYTSREQTVYYAKAFSKDLPRAVEILADIIQNSTLGEAEIERERGVILREMQEVETNLQEVVFDYLHATAYQSTALGRTILGPTENIKTINRGDLVEYITAHYKGPRIVLAAAGGVCHDELIDLAKYHFGKLPSRHQGEAPALPPCHFTGSEIRVRDDKMPLAHIAIAVEAVGWSHPDTIPLMVANTLIGNWDRSFGGGVNLSSKLAQMACQGNLCHSFQSFNTCYTDTGLWGLYMVCEPGTINDMMHFTQMEWISLCTSVTESEVARAKNLLKTNMLLHLDGSTPICEDIGRQMLCYSRRIPLHELEARIDAIDASTIKDMCTKYIYNRAPAIAAVGPIEQLPDYNQIRSGMFWMRS; translated from the exons ATGGCAATGTCCGTACAGTGCCTCACGTCTGCTGGGAGATTTTTCTTACAAAGACATTTACTGAAGAAGAATTCGATAAGCAGG TTCACTGCTGGACCGCACAGACTCTTGGTTACCCAAGCTGCTCACCAGGTGGCGCTAAATGTTCCTGAAACCAAGGTGACTGCTTTAGAGAACGGACTCCGGGTGGCATCTGAGGACTCGGGGCTCCCCACCTGCACA GTGGGCTTGTGGATAGATGCCGGGAGTCGCTATGAGAACGAGAGAAATAACGGCACAGCGCACTTTCTGGAGCACATGGCATTTAAG GGCACCAGGAAACGCTCTCAGCTTGATCTGGAGTTGGAGATCGAGAACATGGGGGCTCACCTCAATGCCTACACATCCCGCGAGCAGACTGTTTACTATGCCAAAGCTTTCTCCAAGGATCTTCCGAGAG CTGTGGAGATTCTGGCTGACATCATCCAGAACAGCACGCTGGGAGAGGCGGAGATCGAGAGGGAGCGAGGGGTGATCCTTCGAGAGATGCAGGAAGTGGAGACCAATCTGCAAGAGGTGGTCTTTGATTATCTGCATGCTACAGCGTACCAGTCCACAGCGCTGGGAAGAACCATCCTGGGCCCCACTGAGAACATCAA GACCATCAACAGAGGAGACCTGGTGGAGTATATCACCGCTCACTATAAAGGACCCAGAATAGTGTTGGCTGCTGCTGGAG GTGTCTGTCATGACGAGCTCATCGATTTGGCCAAGTATCACTTTGGAAAACTTCCCAGCAGACATCAAGGCGAAGCCCCGGCTCTTCCTCCGTGCCATTTCACAGGAAGTGAG ATCAGAGTCCGTGACGACAAAATGCCACTCGCTCACATCGCCATCGCCGTGGAGGCTGTCGGATGGTCTCACCCCGACACAATCCCACTCATGGTAGCCAACACGCTCATTGGAAACTGGGACCGCTCGTTTGGTGGAGGCGTG AATCTATCCAGTAAGCTGGCTcagatggcctgtcaggggaaCCTGTGCCATAGCTTCCAGTCCTTCAACACCTGCTACACAGACACAGGCCTCTGGGGACTCTACATGGTGTGTGAACCCGGCACCATCAACGACATGATGCACTTTACTCAAATGGAATG GATTTCTCTTTGTACCAGTGTGACGGAGAGCGAGGTAGCTCGGGCCAAGAACCTGCTCAAGACCAACATGCTGCTGCATCTGGACG GATCCACCCCAATCTGCGAGGACATCGGCAGACAGATGCTGTGCTACAGTCGCAGGATCCCTCTGCATGAGCTGGAAGCCCGCATTGAT GCCATCGACGCCAGCACCATAAAGGACATGTGCACCAAATACATCTACAA